GTCTGGCCCGCAGGTGCATCGGAAAGGTGGTGATATCCTCGTCATCCAGGTATACCGCACCGCCTTCGGGGCGGGTCAGCCCCACCACCATGTAAAAGGTGGTGGTCTTGCCGGCGCCGTTGGGGCCCAAGAGGCCGATCACCTGACCGGTGGCAAGGGACAGGCTCACCCCCGAAACCACGGTCCGCTTGCCGTAGCTCTTGCAGAGTCCCTCGGCCCTGAGCCGCCGTTCAGCGTTTGCTGCCATCATCGCTTTTCCGCGGGGCGGAGCCCGCCTTGGGATGGATCACCGCCTCGACCCGTCCCGAGCCGCCGCCATCCACCACGCTGCGTTCGTCGTCGATATGGTAGGTGATCACGTTGCCGGTGATCGAGTCGTTGCCGCGGGTTACCCGCGGATTGACGGTGAGGGTGATCCTGCCTGCCCTGGTCTCGTAGACGGCATGGCCGCCGGTGCCGATCCGGTCGCTCTGCACGATCCGTACATTGCCGACGGCAATGATCCGGTCCACCTCCTCGGACTGCTCGCCGTAATAGATTTCCAGGCGGTCGGCGTAGATGGTCACATCCTGCTGGCGGGAAACCACCCGGCCGCTGAAGATGGCTTTCTTGCCCTTGTTGTCGGCCTGCAGATGGTCGGCCGTGACCGTGATCGGCATCTGCGAACGGTCCGTGCGGCCGGACGGCTCTGCCGCCGACGCGGAGAAGGCCGGCAGCAGCGCCAAAACGGCGACGAGCAGGCGAATCAGCAGGTCAACGTTGTACATGGTATCCCTCGATCACTGAATGTACCTGACGGCGAAACCGGATCTGCTCGTCCTTCAGGATCAGTTCCATCCCCACCGCCGTCAGGGTCAGGCGACCATCGGTCACCCGAACCGGCCGGTCCGTGCTGACCACCCCCCGGGCGGGCCGGTATTCCAGGTGGTCGGTTTCAAGTACCATCCCCCGGCGGGTAACGATACGGACCCGTCCGTCCATCTGTACGGTCCGGTTCGGTTCGTCGTACAGACCGGTCTGCGAGGTGAGCAGCGCCCCTCCCGCCGCACCCTCGTGGATTTCGGTCCGCACCAGGTGCAGACGGACCCGACCGGTTTCCTTGTCGTACTCCGCCCGCTCCGCGGTCAGGTCCCAGAGCTTCTCGTTGCCCCGCATCTCCGAAAAGGAGGCGCGGGACATGGCCATGTCGATGTCGGGGGAACTGTTCCGGGGAGGTGCGTCGGGCGGGACCGAACGGAACTGCTTCAGGGCGACCGTTCCCGCGATGGCCGCGCTGATACCCAGAATAACCGCTGCCAGAATCTGTCTGATCCGCTTGGACGCCGCCGTTGACATGAAAAACACTATAGCATCGGGGCGAGCGGCTGTCCAGACGTTAGCAGGCGGAAGGCAGGTAGTTGGCACAAAGATTGTATGAGTTTCACAGATCGTAGCGCCGGACAACCAGTTCTTCCCAGGCACCACGTCCTTTCAGCAGCAGATCGCACAGCTCCCGCACCGCCCCCATGCCGCCGCCGCAGCCCGACACAAAGGCTGCCGCCGCCCGTACTTCCGGCAGGGCGTCGCAGGGGGCGGCGGCAAACGCAACCCGACGCATCACCGGCACGTCGATGACGTCGTCCCCCATGTAGGCCACCTGGTGGTCCGCCAGGCCGGTACGCCGCAGCATGTCCGCATAACTTTCCAGCTTCTGCAGCGATCCCTGGTAGACCAGTTCTATCCCCAGTTCCCGTGCTCGCAGGTCCACCACCGGCGAGGTACGGCCGCTGATGATCCCCACCTGGATGCCGGCCCGCTGCACCAGCTTGATGCCGTGGCCGTCCTTGACGTTGAAGAACTTGGTCTCCACCCCGTTGGCGTCCCAGACGATCCGGCCGTCGGTCATGACGCCGTCCACATCCAGGATCAGCAGCTCGATATGTTTGAGTTTCTCCATCATGCGATGCCCGCCTTGAGGAGATCGTGCAGGTGGAGGACGCCGCAGGGGACGGCATCCGTGTCGTTGTCGAACACGAACAGCGAGGTGATGGCGTGACGCTCCATCAGCTGCAGGGCCGCGGCGGCCAGTTCCTGACGCCGGATCCGCTTCGGGCCCCGCCGCATCAGGCTGCCGGCCGTGGTCTGCAGAATATCCTCACCCCGTTCCAGGGAGCGGCGCAAGTCGCCGTCGGTGATGACCCCCAGCAGCCGGCCGGTGTCGTCGGTCACCCCGGTCACCCCCAGCCCCTTGGCGGTGATGACGAACAGCGCCTCCTTCATCGGGGTCGCCTCGTACACCAGCGGGATGGCGTCTCCCCGGTGCATCAGATCCTCCACCCGCAGGAGCAGCTTCTTGCCCAGGGCGCCGCCGGGGTGGAACAGGGCGAAGTCCTCGGCCTGGAAGCCCCGTTCCACCAGCAGGGCCACGGCCAGGGCATCTCCCATGGCCAGGGTGGCGGTGGTGGAGGAGGTGGGGGCCAGTCCCAGGGGACAGGCCTCTTCGGCAACCGATACATCCAGGTGAATATCGGCGGTCCGGGCCAGGGTGGAGTCGGGTCTGCCGCTGAGCGCGACCAGGCTGGCGCCGAGCCGCTTCACCACCGGCAGAATGCGCAGTAGTTCATCGGTCTCGCCGCTGTTGGAAATGGCAATCACCACATCCCCCTTCATGATCATCCCCAGGTCGCCGTGGATCCCCTCGGCGGGATGGAGAAAGAAGGCCGGCGTACCGGTGGAGGCCATGGTGGAAGCGATCTTCTGGCCAATCAGCCCCGACTTGCCCATGCCGCTCACCACCACCCGTCCCGGGCTGGCCAGGATCAGCCGCACCGCCTGTTCAAACGAGCTGTCGAGCCGGTGCGTCAGGGCGGCCACGGCCCGGGCCTCGGCGTCGATTACCTTGCGCGCCTCGTCGAGAATTCCCATGGTCAGCTCCGGGCCACGGCGTCGATGGCCTGCAGCTTCTTGAGCAGTGCCGGCAGCTCCGCCAGTGGTATGGAGTTGGGGCCGTCGCAGCGGGCCACGGCCGGATCCTCATGCACCTCCATGAAGATGCCGTCGATGCCGGTGGCCACGGCGGCGCGGGAGAGGTACTCAACGAACTCCCGCTGGCCGCCGGAGCTGTCCCCCTGGCCGCCCGGAAGCTGGACGCTGTGGGTGGCGTCAAAGACCACCGGGTAGCCGAAAGCCCTCATCACCGGCAGGGAACGCATGTCCACCACCAGGTTGTTGTAGCCGAAGGAGGCACCCCGCTCGGTGAGGATGATATTCTCGTTACCGGCGGCGGCGACCTTGCCCACCACGTTCTTCATGTCCCAGGGGGCCAGGAACTGCCCCTTCTTGACGTTCACCGTCTTGCCGGTGCGGGCTGCGGCCGTCACCAGGTCGGTCTGGCGGCAGAGAAAAGCAGGAATCTGCAGCACGTCCAGCACCTGGGCCGCCGGCGCCACCTGCTCAATGGAGTGGATGTCGGACAGCACCGGAATCCCCAGGGAGTCGCGGACTTTCTGCAGGATACGCAGTCCCTCGTCCAGGCCGGGACCGCGGAAGGCGGCAGCCGAGGTGCGGTTGGCCTTGTCGTAGGATGCCTTGAACACCAGCGGCAGGGAAAGGCCGTTGCAGATGGTCATGAGCCGTTCCGCATGGCGCAGGGTGGCTGATTCGTCTTCGATGACACAGGGGCCGGCGATCAGCACCAGGGGACGGCCGCCGCCGATCTTCACGGCTCCGATGGAAAGTTCTTTGGTCATGGGGTAGGTCTCCGATGAAAAAGACCCCGCAGTTCCCGCGGGGCAGGCTTTCTTACTACCACGTTGGCCGCCCGTTTGACAAGCTCCCCGTTGCAAGGAATCCTGATTGCTTACTTGTAAAGTGGGCTGAATTGCGTTAGGTTTTTCCTGTGAAACCGTCGGGGAATGCATACGAGGGAAGGGACGCCTGCATGGTGCCGCTGCTTCTTGCGCTCCTTGTGCTGATTCTGGCGCAGGGGGCCAGTGTTCCCCCGCTTGTCCTTGATGACGAACACGCCGGTTTCAAGAATGCTTCGCAGTACCTCCGGCCCGTTGTCAAAGGGCAGGGGGCGTTCCGCCATCTTTCCGCCGCCAAGCCCTCCTTCAGTGCCGATCTTTACGACACGGTTCCCTGTCGTTTCAGGGATACCGACAGTGGCGTCCCCGGTCCGTTCCGGCAGCCGGA
The window above is part of the Trichlorobacter ammonificans genome. Proteins encoded here:
- the lptA gene encoding lipopolysaccharide transport periplasmic protein LptA — translated: MYNVDLLIRLLVAVLALLPAFSASAAEPSGRTDRSQMPITVTADHLQADNKGKKAIFSGRVVSRQQDVTIYADRLEIYYGEQSEEVDRIIAVGNVRIVQSDRIGTGGHAVYETRAGRITLTVNPRVTRGNDSITGNVITYHIDDERSVVDGGGSGRVEAVIHPKAGSAPRKSDDGSKR
- the lptC gene encoding LPS export ABC transporter periplasmic protein LptC → MSTAASKRIRQILAAVILGISAAIAGTVALKQFRSVPPDAPPRNSSPDIDMAMSRASFSEMRGNEKLWDLTAERAEYDKETGRVRLHLVRTEIHEGAAGGALLTSQTGLYDEPNRTVQMDGRVRIVTRRGMVLETDHLEYRPARGVVSTDRPVRVTDGRLTLTAVGMELILKDEQIRFRRQVHSVIEGYHVQR
- a CDS encoding KdsC family phosphatase, which encodes MMEKLKHIELLILDVDGVMTDGRIVWDANGVETKFFNVKDGHGIKLVQRAGIQVGIISGRTSPVVDLRARELGIELVYQGSLQKLESYADMLRRTGLADHQVAYMGDDVIDVPVMRRVAFAAAPCDALPEVRAAAAFVSGCGGGMGAVRELCDLLLKGRGAWEELVVRRYDL
- a CDS encoding KpsF/GutQ family sugar-phosphate isomerase codes for the protein MGILDEARKVIDAEARAVAALTHRLDSSFEQAVRLILASPGRVVVSGMGKSGLIGQKIASTMASTGTPAFFLHPAEGIHGDLGMIMKGDVVIAISNSGETDELLRILPVVKRLGASLVALSGRPDSTLARTADIHLDVSVAEEACPLGLAPTSSTTATLAMGDALAVALLVERGFQAEDFALFHPGGALGKKLLLRVEDLMHRGDAIPLVYEATPMKEALFVITAKGLGVTGVTDDTGRLLGVITDGDLRRSLERGEDILQTTAGSLMRRGPKRIRRQELAAAALQLMERHAITSLFVFDNDTDAVPCGVLHLHDLLKAGIA
- the kdsA gene encoding 3-deoxy-8-phosphooctulonate synthase is translated as MTKELSIGAVKIGGGRPLVLIAGPCVIEDESATLRHAERLMTICNGLSLPLVFKASYDKANRTSAAAFRGPGLDEGLRILQKVRDSLGIPVLSDIHSIEQVAPAAQVLDVLQIPAFLCRQTDLVTAAARTGKTVNVKKGQFLAPWDMKNVVGKVAAAGNENIILTERGASFGYNNLVVDMRSLPVMRAFGYPVVFDATHSVQLPGGQGDSSGGQREFVEYLSRAAVATGIDGIFMEVHEDPAVARCDGPNSIPLAELPALLKKLQAIDAVARS